From the genome of Astyanax mexicanus isolate ESR-SI-001 chromosome 3, AstMex3_surface, whole genome shotgun sequence:
AGAAAACAGATcatattaatacaaatataagATCATCCTCATTCAAACATTCAGACATGGTGTTGAAattataaatttaaataacttACCAGGCCCAACACCTATGTACTGCAATGCTTTCCAGTAACCAGTATTGTGTGTACTAACAGCATTCTACAAAACACATATACaaaaacatacaatacatacctgtcaaattttagattaaaaaataagggatattttcctctgtccgcttaaagttgtcccaccagcccaacgtaggttcagtatcccttacattttaagtcaggtttacaaaaaaaatctaaaataacgacaagtgaaccacttacacacaattagattatcagaatctgaaatgttgcggacattcctacatatgtcattcttttaatacagccaaattaaaaacacttttccaaatatttttttaaaagttaagatttcatgtctttttggcataaatgcactcttttttataatatatttttatttatttaatggatttaaaattgaacaaagggtgcacaaattctgcaaactgaatcttttgatcactccacccctgatcagtttagttaatttttaacatttctagttcaagctgtttttttttttttaaaggtttaatctgtgtgttttatttcagagacgagtatttttaagcagctatcagaaaaatctcatcacagtttacatgattagcctaccgttccctttcttttagaaaaatcgctgtatatccagatatgttttaacatcagctgctccgactagctgcctgtggcttccccacactgaccctcctttgcaagctgattggctgtttctcctgaaaggcgggactttctccttgaaccggctgcacgattggttaagagacacagagcagtcagctccctgtctcctcaataatatatatatttttttattttgatataatacgggaaatttacgggaaaatactaatacgggaggacagcgggaaagaggagtaaaatacggtagtttcccggccaaaacgggagacttgacaggtatgacaatATCAGCAACCTAGATGGGACAAAATTCAAATTGTTTGTAGTCCTAAGTACACTTAATGTAATACTGTAAATGTATCCAGACACAGACTTGaaattacatgaaattaaatgattccagattaaaaattattaataggGATCTGTAACAGCCATTTTAATGGCCATCATAGAAATGTAAAATTCATGTATTATTATCCGACTGCTACTCTGTACTGGAAACTTACATTTTTGGCGAAATTAGACACTTCGTACTGAAGAAAGCCTTCCTTCTCGAGAATGCTTCTCGCAGATTGGTACATAACGGCTGTGACATCATCACCAGGCACATTCACTTCACCCAACTGAACTTGCTTAAAGAGGTGAGTCCCTCTCTCCAGGGTCAGCTGATACAGCGACACGTGGTCATCACACACAGACAGCACCTTCTCCAGCTCACACCGCCATGAATCCACACTTTGGTCTGGGAGTCCAAACATGAGGTCCACTGACACACGTCCAGGGCAAAGTGTCATGGCCTCTGACAGCGTATGGAGAGCTTCCTGAGAACTGTGATCCCTCCCCAGCACCCGCAGACTGGCATCATTCAGAGACTGGgggtatacatatataatatgtaatttaaGTAACTAAACAGCAACAATTAATGTTCTGGCACTGAAATAAATTCTGAACTGGATCTGTAAAGAGGTGTCTGAGTTTAACCTGTATGTATAGATTACAACAGATGAGGTGTTGGTGTGCAAATCACCTGCATCCCAATGGAAAAGCGATTGACTCCAGCTGCCACAAAGTCCCTGAGTTTGCTTTTCCCAGCAGGTGTGGGATTCACCTCCAGAGTAACCTCAGCATCTGCAGACAGCTGCGCATGCTTGGATACAGTGTCCAGCACTGCAGCGATGGTAGAAGGATGGGCCAGACTGGGGGTTCCACCCCCAAAAAACACAGAGGTAATTCTGGAGGAAAACAGAAACTACTTAATAACACATACAGCACAGTGCAGTAAGCCTGCTGTAGTGATGATAACATGGCCAACATTACCCATTAAACCCTGGTGAGTGCAGCAGACACCTACCGAGAGACCTGACTGACGTGCAGCAGTGTCTGGGTTTCCTTCTGGAGACTCTCTGTCATTAGCGTGTGGTTCACTGAGCGAGGGATGTACTTGTTAAAGTTGCAGTAGGAGCACCTCTTTAGACAGTACggccactttaaaaaaagagggTAGggtgaggaggagagagagaaaaagataaaacGTAAATAATGAGACTGCTGTGAAGTATAACATAAAGAACAGATACCCATATAAATTAAGGATTCTTCAACATGGTCATGGTTAGGGAAATATGTTGTTCCAAAATGATAATTTATTATTGCAGTAAACTGCAATTTATGGTTAAATATCAGCATAACGACAATTTTAACAGAGCAAAGAAAAAGAGTAAATATtcaaaattatctaaaattaaacCACTGCTTTTAAACAATACTGACATACACTACTGATTAATTGATGTTAACTGGCTTCTCATGAGAAGTAAACACAATTGCCAATATTTAGAATTAGCAAACATTATTGAGGTTATGTCTAATAAAGGTAATAGAGACATTCCTGTAAAACGCAGTGAGACAGGAACATCCGAATGAATTGTCCATGCTTTATATTGAAAGGGAACAAGTTAGGAACATGACTGACTTTAATCAGAGGGTAACTGATCAATGAAATGTAATTGCAAGTGATTTTTTGAATGTTTGAATAGCATTATTGTATCTCCAcactattaaaaacaaaaataaacactatttGATGAAGGCTGAATTATATGGTTAGAGTGAAGGCTTTACttagttttataatattttttttcctatggTCAGGGTTACTTGTGAGGGTAAACAGACAAACaactttttggaaaaaaagagagaaaaagatagggacagagggacagagaaaaaaacagagagagagagagaaagagacagagatagagagatacagaaagagagagagagagaaagagacagacagaaagagagaaccagagacagacagagagagatagacagaaagagagagaaagagacatacagagagagacagatggacagagatagacagaaagaaatagaaacagacagacagaaagagatagaaagagacagacagacagaaagagaaacagagacagacagatagaaagagagagagagaaagagacaacaagacagagagatagacagatagagaaagatagagatagagagaaagagagagagaaagagggagatgaACTCACATGGATGTAGAGTGAAGCTTCCTGTGAGTAAGTTCTGCAGGAAACTACCCGAACATTTTTCAAAACACATCGCCGaaaaacagcagcaacacacaCCGGTACCATATTTACCACCCCAGCCCTTCCGCATACTGACACCAACATATATACCCTATAAACCCcccacactgctctcacacacccTATAAACCgcctcacactgctcacactctgcTCACTCCGCCAGCGGGGAGCGCTTTCCACCCGGAGCCGTTTCACTGagacacgctgctgctgctgcttcaacaAAACACGCTGCAGCCGCATGAGGGCGCTGtccagcacattcacacactgaCAGCCCCGCCCACTGTCCCATTCACTGCACTACACATTTATAGACAATTATGTATttacaattaattattcagtatcaactaATACGTTATAGTCGATACTGACTACTTCATGGTGGATACCAAGTAATTCAttgtattttctaaaaaaaatcttaatatttactaaagtagtattagtattagttttcTAAAGTATCCATAGTTGATACTGAACAATTCTTAGTGTGTACCAATTAATTCCTAGTGGGTACTGTTTTATTGAACAACTACACCCCAGTACATCAGCAGAACTCCCCCTACTGGTTGCTTAGTACTCTACAGCACAACACTGTTAAACATCCTGATAGTACAGGTACCAATTAATTCCTAGTGGATACAGAATCATTCATAGAGTGTACCAATtaattcattgtggatactgaaaaATTCACAGAGGGTAACAAATTAATTATAGTGGGTACCAAATAATTCCTAGTGGgtacttaataattcatagtgagtACCAATTCATTCATATATAGTtgttacagaataatttatagagGGTAACAAATTATTCATAGTGGGTACCATATAATCCCTAGTGGATACCAAATAATTAATAGTGAGTACCAATTAATTCCTATATAGTcgatacagaataatttatagaCTGTACCAATTCATTAATAGtgaatacagaataattcatagtgggtacaAATTTATTCATTGTGGATACATAATAATTCCTAGTGGGTACCAAGTAATTCCTAGTGGGTaccgaataattcatagtgggtaccAATTAATTCCTacatagtggatacagaataatttatagaaTGTACCGATTAATTAATAGtgaatacagaataattcatatgGGAATAATGGGTATCAAATTTATAGTGGGTACCGAATCATTCATAGTGAGTACCAATTAATTTCTAATGGATGCAGAATAATTCATAGAGTGTACCGATTAATTAATAGtgaatacagaataattcataaagggtaacaaataattcatagtgtgaCCTAATTCATTCCTAGGAGATACAGAATCATTCCTAGTGGGTACCTattcatttatagtaaatactgaacttttcatagtggatacagaataattcataattGGTACCAATTCATTCCCAggagatacagaataattcatagtgggtaccAATGAATTCATAATGGATATCAAATAATTTATAGTGGGTACCAAGAAATTCATGGtgttttctaaaatatttataatgtttaCTAAAATAGTAGTAGTTTTTTTCCTAAAGTATTCATAGTTGatactgaataaataatttattttagacACAGAATAATTCACTGTTGACACTGTTGAATAATATGTGATTAAACATAGCATTAAATTGAAGAGTGTGTGTCTTTATTGCTGTTAGAGTCCGTTATAATGTCTTTTATTCAGGATCTGTTGTCAGTCAGACACTGTAGTTCTGCTGACTGGCTCAATTCATTTTCTCATCGGTTCATAAATTTTGTCATCAGCCTTCCAGCCCTATGGTGGGAACTATTGATTGATTTAATCCTAATTCAGGCGTCATCCTGTCTGCTGTAATCTATTCTGATACTGAGCCAAATACAGACAAATACCAGAGTCCCCTTCTGAACAAACTGTTAACCCTACAGGAGCCATCAGACGCACTGGTGAAAGAGTTAAAGATGTGTTAGAGGGGAGAAAACTTTATCTTAAATaatttatcttaatttaataCATCTAAGTAATTTAGAATGGATTTATTgtttaacattacataaaaaataacagttttaaataaGCTCATTCCACTTAAGCTACTATGATGATTCTGTCTGCCCTGTTCATTGGACAGACTAAGAATATTAGCTGCAGgttcataagaaaaaaaaaacatgataaattaaTCAAATAGTGTTTTTATCATTGATCTGTTACCTATTATCCAGCACCAAGGCCGCAAAGGTCAGAATTACAGTGATTTAGATTTTGTTATGTCAACGTGTGTGGGTGGGGACCTGAACGGGGTGCGTGTATGAAGCACAAATCCAATGTGTCTTCGCCCCGAGGGCAGTTTCCGTTCACTATTAAAGCTCACACTCTGTCAGCAGAGAGAGAAAACTGAAGCAGGGTGTAAAATGAGACTGTATCTGTTACATCTCCATTAATGTTTCTTCatattaaaaaagatatatatctATAAAGGAGTTTAAGTGATTAAATCTCTTTTATTACTTGTCAAATTCTGACTGGCTGCTCAGCTGAACCTCTCTGAGGGAGGAGGATACAGGATGAGAGGAACAGCTAAGAGGGAGGGTGAGTTAATATAGAAACAATATAtcattctgtgtgtttgtgtccattaATATAACTTACATATAACTGCAGGCAAAGGAAGCAGCATGATAAGTTacaattgttatattttaatagaAGTTACAATGTATTGATGTAATGATGTAATCATTCTTCATTGTGTAATGATACTGTGTACTGTATACATGTTTAAAATTTAAGAGATCATGGagaaatttgatatatatatatatatatatatatatatatatatatatatatatatatatatatatatatatatatatatatatatatatatttaggtaattTATTAACATATGTCATTTTTATGTGATGGAATTTTGCCATttctttatagattttttttcttcatatctgTACTTACCTAACATGGCAATCAATTGTAAGAACACTGGGTTTTTCATGTCTAAGATATAGTTATTaagagttaaaatatatatatatatatatatttaatgtgttacATTTTATTAGTGGCAGTGGCATATTAATTATCATATAAATTCaataacaaatacatttagagcatttatttgcagaaaatgagaaaaaagatgtagagctgtcagacctcaaataatgaataaaataaaacaagttcatattcataaagttctaaaagttcaaaaatcaatatttggtggaataaccctggtggtttttaatcacagttttttcatgcatcttggcatcatgttctcctccaccagtcctactcggtgcttttggataactttatgtctctactcctggtgcataaattcaagcagttcagcttggtttgatggcttgtgaggttttcaatttggtaaaatcaaagagactcatcatttttaagtggttccttatttttttttctagagctgtatttgtgATGGTTGCCTTCAGCAgcttgctgacacagatgtgcaaatgcatacacaCACCAAGCTTGTCTATGTCCATGTTTATGTGCATTTATCTTTATCTGATCCGGCCATATCTAATAAAGTGGTGCTGTGTTCTTCCCAGTATAGGGTGGAAGGTTGGGGACCCATAATGGCACTTACAGTACCACAAGGTTCACACAGGGAGCCtttaattaaaaaagtttgaGAGCCACAAGGCTCTAGACAATATTGAATAGAATAGAACTGTCTGAAGCAGATAAATATGGATCTATTAAcaacatgcctaatgccaggtttgGGATAGGTggcagcattgagctgtggagcactggAACTGGGTTCACTGGAATAACGGACCTCCGTCCAGTAATTTGGACTTTGGTTGTGTTGTGAAATTGTGGATTAGATGGTGGATTAGGTGATAGTCATTCAACGTCATGATTTCTCTAATACTCATGTTgatgagtgcaatcaaatcctcaaagc
Proteins encoded in this window:
- the rsad1 gene encoding radical S-adenosyl methionine domain-containing protein 1, mitochondrial — its product is MLVSVCGRAGVVNMVPVCVAAVFRRCVLKNVRVVSCRTYSQEASLYIHWPYCLKRCSYCNFNKYIPRSVNHTLMTESLQKETQTLLHVSQVSRITSVFFGGGTPSLAHPSTIAAVLDTVSKHAQLSADAEVTLEVNPTPAGKSKLRDFVAAGVNRFSIGMQSLNDASLRVLGRDHSSQEALHTLSEAMTLCPGRVSVDLMFGLPDQSVDSWRCELEKVLSVCDDHVSLYQLTLERGTHLFKQVQLGEVNVPGDDVTAVMYQSARSILEKEGFLQYEVSNFAKNNAVSTHNTGYWKALQYIGVGPGAHGRFVPHALGGVLREARTQTLEPDVWIREVQQHGHATRRRIQLSHLELLEEVLVMGLRMNEGISHQHWAEFSPEASFHQVLGSSEDFQDLQKRGLLILDDRGLRCSWSGLALLDSILPVLLLRLEKFFQKPLTRLTSD